In Ruminococcaceae bacterium R-25, a genomic segment contains:
- a CDS encoding phosphate:Na+ symporter, whose amino-acid sequence MDIFMFITLFGGLAFFLYGMKLLSDSLKKTAGGRLEKLLNKATDNQFKGLTIGAIITIAIQSSSAMTVMLVGFVNSGIMELPQTVGVIFGSDIGTTLTAWILSLAGIDSGDNIFLRLLKPSCFSLIFALIGIILIMVAKKQKNKDIGTMLLGFSILMQGMTMMSSSMEPLKEMDSFVSLMTAFKNPLLGVFSGAIVTGIIQSSAAAIGILQSISMTGQLTYGMAIPLVMGANIGTCMTAVLSSIGVNRDAKRVTVIHVAIKLIGTVVWLIVFYSVNAIVDFDFMNSPVNIVGVAAIHSVFNIANTVLLFPFSKLLVKLAHLIVKETAEEQEFKLDERLMLTPSIAVGECRNMMVKMVTKAKDGLDKSMGMILTGYNATDFDYIKKNEEKVDGYEDILGSYLMKLTTTQHLSEDDKNRSSRILQAIGEVERIADHANYLSDSTEEIANKHLEFSDAAKAELAMVIPAVREIYTMALDCYLSNNAKGAENVGPLRIVISEMCDEFKANHVERLATGSCTTEQGFVFNDILYSCVRIAEHSLNIAAIAYRYKVSSKKQPDTYMHDFKQRKKSDEKKYEEYIQKFRHPEAKA is encoded by the coding sequence ATGGATATTTTCATGTTTATAACCCTTTTCGGAGGCTTGGCATTCTTCCTGTATGGAATGAAACTCTTGTCTGATTCATTGAAGAAGACAGCAGGCGGCCGTTTGGAAAAACTACTCAACAAAGCTACTGACAATCAATTTAAAGGTCTTACTATAGGTGCGATCATCACGATCGCCATACAGTCCTCATCAGCCATGACAGTCATGCTGGTAGGTTTTGTTAACTCCGGCATCATGGAACTGCCCCAGACCGTAGGCGTTATCTTCGGTTCTGACATCGGTACGACACTTACAGCGTGGATCTTATCCCTTGCAGGCATCGATTCAGGCGACAATATATTTCTCAGGCTCTTAAAGCCTTCGTGCTTCTCTTTGATCTTTGCGCTTATCGGCATTATCCTCATAATGGTTGCCAAGAAGCAGAAGAACAAGGATATCGGTACGATGCTCTTAGGCTTCTCAATTCTCATGCAGGGTATGACAATGATGTCCTCGTCCATGGAACCTTTGAAGGAGATGGACAGCTTCGTATCTCTCATGACTGCGTTTAAGAATCCGCTCTTAGGCGTTTTCTCAGGCGCGATCGTTACAGGCATCATCCAGAGTTCTGCTGCCGCTATCGGTATCCTGCAGTCGATCTCCATGACAGGCCAGCTTACTTACGGCATGGCTATCCCGCTCGTAATGGGTGCCAATATCGGAACCTGCATGACGGCGGTCCTCTCATCCATCGGTGTTAACAGAGACGCTAAGAGAGTTACGGTGATCCATGTTGCGATCAAGCTCATCGGTACTGTTGTATGGCTTATCGTATTCTATTCAGTCAACGCTATTGTTGATTTCGATTTCATGAACAGTCCTGTAAATATCGTAGGTGTCGCTGCTATCCACTCGGTATTTAATATCGCAAATACAGTGCTCTTGTTCCCGTTCTCAAAGCTTCTCGTAAAGCTTGCACACCTCATAGTCAAGGAGACAGCAGAAGAGCAGGAGTTCAAGCTCGACGAGCGTCTCATGCTTACACCTTCGATCGCTGTAGGTGAGTGCCGCAACATGATGGTCAAGATGGTAACAAAGGCAAAGGACGGCCTCGACAAGTCCATGGGCATGATCCTTACAGGTTACAATGCCACTGATTTCGACTACATCAAGAAAAACGAGGAAAAGGTTGACGGTTACGAAGATATCTTAGGTTCTTACTTAATGAAGCTCACGACAACACAGCACTTGAGCGAAGACGATAAGAACAGGTCTTCACGTATCCTCCAGGCGATCGGTGAAGTCGAGAGAATCGCTGACCACGCCAATTACTTATCTGATTCCACAGAAGAGATTGCAAATAAGCATCTCGAGTTCTCTGATGCCGCAAAGGCAGAACTCGCAATGGTAATTCCCGCCGTCCGTGAGATCTACACGATGGCATTGGACTGCTACCTCTCCAATAATGCAAAGGGCGCGGAAAATGTCGGACCTTTGAGGATCGTTATCAGTGAGATGTGCGATGAGTTTAAGGCTAACCACGTTGAGAGACTTGCTACGGGCAGCTGCACAACCGAGCAGGGCTTCGTATTTAACGATATCCTCTACAGCTGCGTAAGAATCGCTGAGCACAGCCTCAATATCGCTGCTATCGCATACAGATACAAGGTATCTTCCAAGAAGCAGCCCGATACTTACATGCACGACTTCAAGCAGCGTAAGAAGAGCGACGAGAAGAAGTACGAAGAGTACATTCAGAAGTTCAGACACCCGGAAGCTAAAGCTTAA